DNA sequence from the Malus sylvestris chromosome 10, drMalSylv7.2, whole genome shotgun sequence genome:
atcaaacagaaattaaaattgaatcTAAATGCCTTACCTTCCAACGTTCCCACTGATTCCAGCTGACGAACTCCGGCAGCAACTCGGTCCTAAACCGCTCCAACTCAATCCCACCTTTCTTTAACCGGTCCCCAACTAGCTCCAAATACTCACCTACGATCACATTAACTTCCTTCAAATCAAACCCTGTTTCCTTCACCCACTCACCAAAATCAAACCAGAACCGCTCGGAACCGCGGCGTATGGACCGACTCAGACTCAGCCAAGAAAACCCATCAGACCCATTTGAACTTGCAGAAGCCATGACACGAAAAACCGGTCTTTGCCGGGAAATTTTGGGTCTGTGCTTTGTGGGTAGGTTAAAAAGAAGGGGTCTTGGAGACGTGTGGCTGATTGGGGTGAAAGAAAGGAGAAGTGGGTTCGATTTGTATGTAATTTGAAGGTCCATAATTTGGTGGAGAATTGGGAATTACAAAGACAACATAGAAAAGGAAGTTGAATTTGTGGAAGCTCAGTTTTTTAGTAGTTGAAGGGAGCAGTGACTGCTCCAGTTTTCCGAGAGGTTTTGGGGTTTATCCGTTATGTTATGCTCTCTGTTCTAAAAACCATTTAAAAATGTATCACCAAAAAATAGtaatttaatcaaattggaataACGGTAGTttaactaaaatttcattaccattgatccctcaactcatcaaaatgcaTAGTTATGTTCATTTTCATCAACaccgtcaaaatgagttatgttgaaaAGATCAATgctacaattaggttaaagttgagggtcaatgctccaattgggttaaaattgagggaccatttctctagttggattaaagttgagggaccattgatgcaatttcttatttgattttctatatttacCCCTTGATTTAGCCTCACTGTCACGTCGTAGACCCAGGGTCGACAGGAAAATATAACCCTGTGCTCGGCGCGcgagtaaaaattaaaaaaattaaaaaaattatcaaacttCTATTATATAAATAACTCCATAATCGgtgtacaaaaataaataaaaactcttAAATCTCTCGTCTAATACAATTTCAGCTCGCCTACCCTTCTTTAAACTTGTAGGAACCTGCAAGGTCTAAAATGTATACGGTAAGCGAAACCACAACTCAGTAGGGACATAAGTTTTATCAATGATTATTGTCATGGCTAAACCAAGTGTCATGCTCACATAAATCAATTATAACATGTTATCAAACATAGATTATTTATCATGAATGCAACTTAGCTTCAACTACCCAGCCCGttaatttatattataaaacaCATGGAACTGTATGTCTCATACCATGCATTTTACCACTGCAGCAATAGTCCGAATGCTCTATTATATAAACTAACCCCCGTAACTCAATCAACCCAAATTTCCCATTTTGTTGGTCATCTTGTTCTTCTCTTGGTCGCCAGAGTCCCCAACTTCATATCATTCCTATAATTTCACTTTTGCCACCCTTGCTGGTCCCTATGAGAGTCGAACTCAACCATACAAAATATAGTTCCATTTCCATAACCCAATCTCGAATATTCTAATAAAATCCTTCCACTCCAATATGCaatgacatatgcatataatcATCATCACAATATCCACATTATCAACAATAATATAAATCATATTCCAATATACACAATTATATCAATTATAGAGATATATcaaatataacacatatttcacaaagcttaaacaAGACAAATACCCCAATGGTGATACGTTCCCAAAGAAACCCCTACCTCAAATCTAAAGCTAGAACCTAACCTTATGTTCCAACCCAAGTGCCAAGCTCCATGAACAATTCCAAATAATCCACATATCCCTTGATAGATAGCTAGAACAATTCCAAATAATCCACATATCCCTGAATGAAATGGGCGACATGAACTCCACATTGGATAACCTTTCCTGTTACTTTGACAGCTCCTACTTGTAAAAGTACGAGTCACAAACACACTTGTCTATTGTATGAAATCTTAATGACACCTCCACCTTAATCCTTCCAACTTAAAAGCTTAGTCATCATGCCAATAtttaaaagagaaaatgaacaACTAGGATAAAAGTTGCATTatgacttaaaaaaaaaatatatatatatatatattagctgGTGGCTTTGTTACGGCAATCCATCATTTCAGAGACCGAgaagacacaaaaaaaaattgcattatGACATATAATGATATAGGAGTAACATGGTTACAGAAATTAGGAAGGAAAATGATATTTCCGTACCATTTGTACCTCACTCTTActctttttatttgtattggatttaaacaaattaaagaaaattaaggGTCTGAATTATGAGGGTGTGCCAAAAAGAAACCCCATTAAAATACAGATGCAACCTAAGTTGTGATCGTTTGTTTTCAAAActtgaattttgaataaaataagcTTCAGACTCGGAACATTTATAAGTGAAAAGTTTGATTAAGGGGTGTGTggtttacttctctcacatcctttgtt
Encoded proteins:
- the LOC126586377 gene encoding ATP-dependent zinc metalloprotease FTSH 12, chloroplastic-like isoform X2, with amino-acid sequence MDLQITYKSNPLLLSFTPISHTSPRPLLFNLPTKHRPKISRQRPVFRVMASASSNGSDGFSWLSLSRSIRRGSERFWFDFGEWVKETGFDLKEVNVIVGEYLELVGDRLKKGGIELERFRTELLPEFVSWNQWERWKIIDSNSEEMLAFLSALFKQHTQWRSYGMNRMMNICNNSSTSPISSKKRVDRGLYGGSDS
- the LOC126586377 gene encoding ATP-dependent zinc metalloprotease FTSH 12, chloroplastic-like isoform X1 codes for the protein MDLQITYKSNPLLLSFTPISHTSPRPLLFNLPTKHRPKISRQRPVFRVMASASSNGSDGFSWLSLSRSIRRGSERFWFDFGEWVKETGFDLKEVNVIVGEYLELVGDRLKKGGIELERFRTELLPEFVSWNQWERWKDIKTWESKRVAALIFYVFVTLVSCQRIYVTIRAPLQYRQRKELTEAYMEAVIPEPSMMPRRTKPTLAR